The Pseudodesulfovibrio sediminis genome includes the window GTCAGACGAAAGACGTTTCCAAAGGTATTACCGCTCATATCCACTCCCTAGAAATTTTCTATTTGCATCATGTCTTCGGCCTTGCCGAGCATGACCAACACATCACCCTGCTCCAAAGCCCTGTCTGCCTGGGGCACAAACCGGAACTCGGATTCACCTGAATGACGGAAAGCAATGACCTGAACATTGAAAGTATTGGTCAAATCAAGATCACGCAAGTTCTTTCCGGTCCACTTATCCACAACGATTTCGCGGGTGACCACGTTCTTGCCCAATCCGAAATATTCCTGAATGCCCGGGGCCACGAGGCGATGGGCCAATTGGAACGCGACAAACGCCTCGGGAAAGACGACAAACGGCACGCCGAGCTTGTACAGCACCCGCTCGTGTTCTTCACTGATCGCCTTGACCCAGATGTTCTTCACGCCCATGGCCTGCAGATTCAGGACAACCAGAATGGAGGCCTCCATGGAACTGCCGGTAGAGACAATGACCTTGTCCAGATCCTGAAATCCGGCTTGCGCCAGGGCTTTTTCATCGGTGGCATCCAGCTCGTATACCTGGGCCAGAAGATCCTGCGCGCGCCGAACGTTGTCCTCACGCCTGTCTACCCCAACAACATCACACCCAAGTTCAGTTAACGCCTTGGCAAAGGCGAACCCAAACTTGCCCAGCCCGATGACACCGACTTCCTTGCTTGCCAACATAATCTCTCTCCTTGAAATCTAGCCCAACGGCAGATTCGATTCAGGTACCCGGAACCGTGGTTCAGACTGCCAGCTTTGCAAGGCCGACAACAGCCATATTGGTCCAAGACGCCCCACGAACATGAGTGTGATGACCGTTATTTTTTCAAACGCATCCAGGGAAGCGGTCAACCCGGTTGAAAGCCCCACTGTAGCAAATGCGGACACGGTCTCGAAGAGATTTCCCAGTAGTTCTCCACGCGCCATAAGATAGGAGCTGTCTCCGCTCTCCAAGGCAGTCAGTACCATGGTGCCGATCCCTACCAGCAGGAATGTCATGGTAACCAGAGAAACGACCTTGTTCAGGGCTCCCTGACTCAAGGCGTACCTGCCGAGGCGCACCTGAGAATGTCCCCGGAACTGCGCCCAGAGAAAGCCGCACAGTGCGCGGAAGGTCGTGGTCTTGATACCACCGGCGCATGATCCGGGCGAGCCGCCAATAACCATGAGCAGCATCATGAACACCAGCGACACATTGGTCATGCCCCCGATATCCACGGTATTGAATCCCGCTGTCCGGCAGGTCACGGATTGGAACAGGGCCGTCCAGACGCGCTCCCACAGAGTGTCCGGGGCCATGCCACCAGCTCCCTCGGCAAAAAAGATGACCACCGCCCCAACAAGCACAAGAAACAGCGACGTCTTGATAACTATGGCAGAATGCCAACTCAGTCGGAGCCTCGGCTCCCCCTTGCGCTTCTTCCGCATACAGTAGCCACGAAGATACCCCGCACAATCATTGAGCACATAAAACCCGAGGCCACCCGCCGTGATAAGCACAATAAAGACCGTATTGATACCGCCATGCCCGGCCCAATGGGTCAGGCTGTCTGAATACAATGAAAATCCGGCATTACAAAAAGCGGACACGGAATGGAAAAAGGCGGAATACGGCGAGAAC containing:
- a CDS encoding potassium channel family protein, yielding MLASKEVGVIGLGKFGFAFAKALTELGCDVVGVDRREDNVRRAQDLLAQVYELDATDEKALAQAGFQDLDKVIVSTGSSMEASILVVLNLQAMGVKNIWVKAISEEHERVLYKLGVPFVVFPEAFVAFQLAHRLVAPGIQEYFGLGKNVVTREIVVDKWTGKNLRDLDLTNTFNVQVIAFRHSGESEFRFVPQADRALEQGDVLVMLGKAEDMMQIENF
- a CDS encoding TrkH family potassium uptake protein; its protein translation is MRTKLFSPYWLPVWFFGGAILFGAIILHLDVSHPGGPLSFVDALFTATSAMCVTGLAVVDTGTYFSTFALDVILVLIQLGGLGIMTFTTLAIHLLGKRVSLNDRIAVGQSLLRDPSFSLPRFLGRVLFWTFLFEGVGAFSLWLMDPVGFSPYSAFFHSVSAFCNAGFSLYSDSLTHWAGHGGINTVFIVLITAGGLGFYVLNDCAGYLRGYCMRKKRKGEPRLRLSWHSAIVIKTSLFLVLVGAVVIFFAEGAGGMAPDTLWERVWTALFQSVTCRTAGFNTVDIGGMTNVSLVFMMLLMVIGGSPGSCAGGIKTTTFRALCGFLWAQFRGHSQVRLGRYALSQGALNKVVSLVTMTFLLVGIGTMVLTALESGDSSYLMARGELLGNLFETVSAFATVGLSTGLTASLDAFEKITVITLMFVGRLGPIWLLSALQSWQSEPRFRVPESNLPLG